The following nucleotide sequence is from Pristis pectinata isolate sPriPec2 chromosome 24, sPriPec2.1.pri, whole genome shotgun sequence.
TTTGAATTTTCGAGGTGGTAACAAGAAGCGTAGCTGATGACAGTATGTTTAATGTAGTTTGCTTGAATTTTAGCATGGCATTtcataaggtcccacatggcatgCTGGTTAAAAAAGTAGGACCAAGGTTGGGGGTAAGGGGTGATGGCAAATTGACTCCAAAAATGGCTTAGTGTCAGGAAGCAAAgagtaatgaaaatcaaaagaaacagcaaatgatagaaatctgaaataaagagagaaaatccTGGCAAGTCTTCAGcaaatctgacacctgaccattTAATCCCTGTtcggacctgaaatattaactgtttctcttgtcaggtgctgcctgacctgctgagtgtttcaagtattttctgttttgtagcAAAGGGTAATGATTGATTGAAAATTTTGTGACTTCTCACTCAGAGTTGTAGGAGTCTAGAATTCCCTGCCTAAAAGGATGGTAGAGATGAAAACTTAattcatgacatttaagaagtacttggctATGTATTGGAAGAGCAATAACCCTGGCTACAAACCtggtgctggaaagtgggattatgCTCTGTAACTTTTTTTTGATTGCCATAGATATGTTGGGCTGAGTGGCATCCTTGTACGTCATAAAATTTCAGCAACTTTAAGGTTAGACAGAGACACACTTACCTAAATGGGAATGATTGAAGAGGCCAAGTTAATTGGCTCTAACTCAGGAGCGTTTAATTAGCCATTTAGTACTCAAGCTATTTACATATAATTGCAAGTGGACTTGGAAGCCCTACAACTCCACAAGTGACATGCCCAGGAACCAAGAAGTAGGAGAAGACCTTGAAATAGCAGAACTTCTTATTCAAATTCCAGAAAGATTATTTCCCTCCCAATTTCCATTctcccttgaaagtggcaactcctaataaaataaaaacagaaaatgctggaaatactcagcaggtcaggtcacatctgtgggaaaagaaatgcagttaatgtttcaggtcagagacctttcatTAAAACTGTTCTGACAAattgtctttgacctgagacattagctctgtttctcttcgcaCAGATGCAGCTTGTCTTGCTCACAATttcccactattttctgtttttattttagatttccagcatctgcagtttttgtttcgaATTTCATCAACTATTACCAAGAGATCAACAGTCCACTCTTGACAGTTTAGTTACTTTCTTTGATACTCAGGAACATTTGCTGGAATAATCCAGATAATGTGAGTTCAGTTACCACAATGATAGCTTAAGGGTTGGAATTGTTTAAATAATATTAGTCATCAAAAGTAACTGAAAGTGCATACAACTCAACCAGTTCACCTTTCAGAGAAGGAAAACCCGTTGCCATTACCCGGTCTGGCCCACGTGCAAACCCAGTCTTGTACCAGCGTGCTTGACACTTTAGTGACTTAGCAAGCACCTTGACTGCAACTAGATGCAGATGTAGGTACTGGCCTTAACCAACAATGCCAACTGCCCGAGAActaattttaaagaaaacagcAAATTTTCTTCATTCTTAGAGTCTGAGACTTACAGGAATAGACCACTTAACCAACCGTTTGACCCTTTTCCACCAGTCAGTAAAATCATGGGTGATCTGTGACTTTATGTACCTGCCTTTGACAATTTTTGTGTCGGGGATAGTGAGTCTCAGATTTGAATCGTTGCAGTCCCAGTGGTGAAGGTTGTGAAGTGTTTCAGAATTTTGACATGATGATGATAGAGAAATAACAATACAGTTTCCAAGTAAAGTTATTGTGTAACATGGAAGGGAACCTCAAATAGTGATGGTCCTGTGTGCTCACTGCCATTGTTCTTCAGAATGACCTGCATCACTGGTTTGGTAGGTGCTATTAAAGAATTCTTAGTGAGCTGCTGTACTACATCAGATAATATGTACTAAAGCCACAGTATGCTGGTGATAAAAGATGTGGATGTTTAAAGTGGTGGAGGATGGATATAGTCAAACATGTTGCTTTGTTTTGGATCTTTCTGAGTGTagctgggagtacaagtgcagtgTCTTCCATCAAACCCCTGtttattatatatttataaatatgttTATTCCATAACGTCCTTGGGGAAACtgggagatgagtcacttgctgcagaatacACAGCTTCTGACTattcttgtagccacattatttatgtagctggttcaCTTAAGATTCTGGTCAATAGAAaagcccccaggatattgattgtaGTGCATTCAGTAATGCTAATGCCATTTTATGTCAAGAGGAGGTTGTTAGGGATGGTCACTGAGTGCTATTTATATGGCTCAAATGTTCATTACTACTTTCCATCTAAGCCTTAATGTTGTCAAAGTCTTGCTGCAATACTCATGTACTTGGATACCAGAAATATGCTGAAATCGCACTTAATTAGTAATTGACCTGGTATCAACTATCTTTTGCAGAATAGAATTCCATACATCTGTCACTCTTCACCTATTGAAATATTCCTTTACTCCACTCCTAAAAGACTTGATCCTCTAACTTGGTGTGTGTACACTAGTCCTGGGTTCACCAATCTATGGAAAATTGTCTCTCTCAATCTAACTAGTTCATCTTAATCTCTTGAAAACGTCTCTCAAATTGCTCCTAAGTTTAAAGGAATGCAACCCCTATATATGTAATCTCTGTTTATAAATTAAGCCTTGCTGTCCAGGCATCGTTCTGTAAACTGTGCTGCTCTTCATCCCACGGCAAAATATATTTCACTATTCCTTTGATGGTAAATGTCATTACATAAGCAAACTTTGAAACAATTCAGGCACCATATGAAGGTTTTGGTTTTCTTGGTGGAATTGGGGCTATGAGAACTGAAGAGTGGAATGGCACAGTGTCCACGTATGCATTGATTTCAGCTAGCCTAATAGATTAGAGATGTTAATAAGTGTCAGCTGATTCTCTTCCCTTCTTGCCagcaccatccccaccccacccacaccccagtgCTTCCATCCACACAAATTGTCCACATGCACAGAATCATATTGTAGGAATATTAACTGATCTGGGTGAAGTTAATTTAGTCTGCTTTGAGCCTGTGGCATCCTGTATATTGTGCGCTAGCAAACAGACAGCCTGTTTGTTATTTTGATCTTTACCTTTAACTCATTGTTTAACATGCATTTGTTATGATCTAAGTATTCGGGAAAAGGGTTTTTTTAAACACCTTTGCTAGATGGAGCAGAGCACATACTTCATTTGACACGTTTAAATCATTGCTGCTATACATCTGATTTTGTAGACTGACCCTGAGAAAACAGATTATGTGGTGGAGCATGGAGCAACGCGGAACTTTCAAGCagagaagctgctggaggagcagGAGAAACAACTTCAGAAAGAGCGAGAAGAGGAAGAGCTGAACAACCCGATGAAGGTATTGCAAATaattaacagcacagaaacattctGCCTATCAGGTCTTTGTGCTGCACGAGTCTCTACCCATCCCACCCTCAATTACCTATTCACCTATTCCTTGTTCTTGCTCAAAGTAAAATTTTCTCTTCAACTTTTTTTTGGATGAAGATTTGGAAACGAAGTTACTTTATAAAGGCTTAGTCGAGCAAACTTTGAAACAATTCAGACACCATATGAAGGTTTTGGCTTTCTTGGTGGAATTGGGGCTATGAGAACTGAAGAGTGGTCTAAATGTGATTGGAACAATTTATTTAGATAAATTGGTTTGGATAGGTTTTTCTTCCTCTGACAGCCTTATCAAATCTTCAATCATAACACTCCAATCAGATCTTGTGTATTTCAGGGAATATGAGCTAATCTTTGCACCCTCTGGTATATAGTTCTGCTCACAACCTCATTCTGGTGAACCAGCATCACATCTCTTCCCTGGGAGGCAATGCCCCATTACTAAACATTGTGCTAATTATTGTCTAACTGGAGTTTTTAACACAATTCCACTCCTTTATATTATTGTTTTTCTACAATAGCCTTAGATATGTGTTGCATATTTGAGTATTTTTCATGGATGTATAATTTATGAGCAATGTATAATGCTGTCAGAGGTAAAGGCATTCTCCCATGTGCTCCAAGGTCGCAGGGCATTCTTCATGTTTGAGCTTAGACAGTCATGAAAAATAGTTCATAGGGAGAAATGCTAGATTATCAAGACTGACTTATTTGATATCACATATGAAGTGTCCAGTGGTGGGTAGTGTTCAGGAGCAGGGAGTCTGAAATTTTCTCTCACTAAACAATGACTCCAATTGCTACCACTCAATATCTAAACAATGAGAAATAAGCAGAAGTGAAGAGGGCTCGTATAACTTGGTTGTTGCTGTATTTTAGTTATTCCAGCACTCATGGATTCCATTTTGTTGTCATTGTTTAAGATTTTGGAAAACAGGACCAAAGACTCTAAGATGGAAATGGAGGTCTTGGAAAACCTGCAGGAGCTGAAGGAGTTGAACCAGCGTCAGGCCAACGTGGACTTCGAGGGCATGTTACAGGAGTATCAAAAATATGAAGAGGATCTGAAGCGACAACAGGATGAAGATGATGAGCGAGAGATGAAGTAGGTCAGCTCTCGAAATGGAGAATTGTTCAATTCTCTATACATGATGGCCATgagcattaaattacaaagaaaataatgaatttaGTTAGAGTTAAGAGAACATAGGTGCCACTATATTACGGGGAAGTCTATAGAAGAGCCAGTTCACAGAGAAACTACAGAGAGGGCCAAACACAGAGCAGTGACAATGGATGACCTCAGCTACTGGAATAAAGATTATATAACgggcagaggaggaggaatttttaaagtgtgttCACTAGAACTTTCTTGACTGCATTTCTGGTTCAATAAAGAAGGAGGCACTGCTGGACATGGTGCATCTAATAAGAGTGATGGAGCCAACCAGGAACCAAACCAGTCAATGGAGAGGGCATGATTGAGGTACTAGATGAGTATTTCACACCagttttttacaaggaagaagaAGCTGTTAGAGACTAGTGGAGCAAGTATTAGGAGAGGATCACTCTTGGAACAACAATCATAGTAAGAAAAGATATTGAATAGCTTTGAAAAAGAATAGAGCCACGCTTTGATAAGCTTAGTAAATTGGAGAAGGGCCATTGCTAAAGAGGTGAGACTGGATTTGGCTTGGGTCAATTGGATTGTGATAAAGCTCCACAGTATAGGAATGTCATCAAGACTGAAGCTCCTCTGGAATAAAGGGGACGGTAGCAGCGTGGATAGAAAACTGGATAAATAACAGGAAACGCTGTCAGAGTCAACAATGGTTTTCAGACTGCATGGAAGTACACGTGGAGTTCCCCAGGGTTTGGTATCAGAACTCCTGCTTTCATAAATATTTATCACTTAAActtgaatgtacaaggcataattTCCAAAACTGCAGATGACGTAGCACTTGGAAGCATACTGAACTGTTAAAAGAAAGAAGCAAGTTTTAAGCACATATAGTCAGCGTGTGCACATGGGGGATGAAATTTAAcgcagaaactgcagagtgttgcatTTCCGTGGGAAGAATCAGGAAAGGCAATCTAAACTCCTGTGCACACTTTAAAAATGTGCCAAACAGATCTGTTCATATACATACATAAATAGTTGAAACTAGCAGGGCATTGTTGAGAAAAATGGTTAAACATGtatatgggatcctgggcttggtaaatagaggcacagagtacaagagcaaggaagttgtggtgaatctttataaaatgccagtttggccacagctggagtattgtgtccagttcaggACAACACAGTTTAGGAGAAAtgtaaaggctttgtggggagATTGCAGAAGAACTTTAACAGAATATTCCAAAGGATGAggaactttagttatgtggatagacttgAAAAGCAGGGGTTGTCcaccttggaacagaggagattgagaAGGAATGTGATGGAGGTATTCAAAGTTGTGAAGATCCTGGACAGAATGATTAGAGAGAAACTATTTGCATCGATGGAAGAGATCAAAAACCAGAAAACTTGGCACAAGGGTGATTGGCAAAACAACCAAAAGTGATGTGCATATTTaggatctgaaatgcactgctgtaaGGGCAGCAGTGGCAGATTCCTGCACGGCgttcaaaaaggaactggatgaatacttgaaagggaaaaaaaaattgcttggcAATAGGAAGAAGACAGTGGAGTGGGACAAGCTAGATTGCTGTTGCATAGAGCGAACATGGAtacaagggaccaaatggcctccttccatgctgtaacttttCTGTGATTTTAAACAAAAAGTTCTACTTAGTTACCTAATTGTAGCAGTGGGAGGAATATTTCAGATTGAATCTGTGCCCTAAGGTTGAACTAGATTTGGGGGAAATAAATCAAGGTTCTCTTTTTAATCACAGTCTAGCTACAAGCAAGATCAGACACCAGTGAAAAATAGAGAGGAGGAAAGGGTCACaatcatttgttttctttgtactGCCAAAGAAATCATTTTTTCTTCAGCTTTTACTATAAAATGTATTACCTTCTTGTGGAGATGACTTGATTTTTACCTGGATTCCTGCATCTCTAACAGGATGCCTTTATACATTTATCATAATGTTTCAAACCCATGCCCAAGTTAGTGTGAATACCTCTTTAGTTGATACTAAAAATGTTAACTCTCCTGCTGATTTCTATGTGTCTCGCATTGTGGTTCCTTTGTTCCAAATGATGCAGATTGCTCACTCCAGTAATATAAAATGAGTACAGTACAACAGATTCCACTTTTCATTGTACTTATAGAAACCACCCAGCCAGAGAATAATTGATAGAGTTTAAAATTAAGTTACAATAGGACATAATAAGAacaaatttgacatttctatttaTACCATTTGATCATTCTCTCCCTTACACTCTCTATTTTATTATTAGAACAATTCCCTGGTTTGGAAGCTCTAAGACCAGGCAAAATGTTGTTATCGCCATCCTCCCTCCTTTGATTCCTGCTCCTACCCCAGCCctgcctcctcttcctccccaacACTCCTCTAATACACCAACTAAATGTATAGTATCGAGGAGACATCGATCAAGCTTGTTATAAATGTGCCCCATTATATCTTAATTTTTTAACTTTGCTCAAAAACACATCATTTTGCTGACAGATGGTTTCTATAAATTGAGAAGAGGGACCTGTGTTACCTTCAAGAAAAAGGTCTCTTGTCTAACTTTTTCACACTTGTTTCTATCCTGCAAGGTCCATGCTAGAAAGTGCCCAGATAAAGAGAATTCTAGAAGACTCTGACTCGGATGAAGAGTTGCATAAACCACGTTGTAAACAGAAGCCACAAGTTCCAGGCAAGCCCACGGATATCCTCAATGAGGTAGGAGACTGATTTGATTTTAGGTACTTGAAAACTAAGGAATGGGTTCTATACATTGTTATAAAGCAGAAAAATTTCAGGAAACTCATTCAATCAGAAAGTGCAGAAGAAACTTCCACTCTTCCTGCTTCTGCCACCTTACACAGAGGTCCTTTCTATTTATTGATTGCTTGCATGTGAGGATTCTCCCATCCCCCAATTTTACTTGTATTTTCTGTCATGTCTGGCACAGATTTACCTTCCCGTGCCATTTGTAATCTTACCTTTGTGTAGCCTCCTCTTGGTTGTCATTTTTTAAAGATTAGAACCCGATTTCTCTGGTCTTCACACAAATGATGAAGTCCTCTGACCTCAGGGATGTGCCTTCATCCCCTCCACTGCGTCCAGGAATTTCTTTCTATAAATGATACAGGACTCGAGTAGCAAATTAAAAATCCAGTGTTTCTTGCTGTACCCAGTGACCCGAGCACAGAATGATTAGAAAATGCTGACTTCCCAGTGTGTTGCTGAGCAAGATTCAACGCAAATTTCAGAGATTTCATCTCCAATTTGCAGTAAGATTGTTGATTGTACCCACATCAAATAAGTAGACTCTTTCTCATgtattatgacacaggaggctgtcatttggcccatcaggacTGTGCCAGCCCCCAGTAGAGCAATCCCGTCAGCGTCGTTTCCTCTCcctatttccctgtagctctgcaacttACTTCCTCCTACATGGCCATCCCCTTCCCTTTGAATCTTTTGCAACCTACCTACAATGTGGGGAATTTGTAATAGCTAATTAACCTCTTGAAGTGACTTTAAGGAAAGAAGAATAGTTTACCACAGTTCCGGTTCCTGAATGATGTCCATTAATCTCATCTGGGAGAGTGTCTTGAACAGGGTCAATTAGCTGAGGTAGAATGTGGTACGAACAGCATACACTTGAGGAATGGTAAGAAGAGCCAACCTGCTAGTATGTTGCTATGCCTTTGTAAATTGTGACCTCTATATGTAAACTTATAACTGAAAGCAAGTAATTGAGATGCATGGGAGGCCATGGATGAATTATCTAACCATGGGGAAGCAGAGGTATCAATTGGTATCCACATTGCAATTGGTATCCTGTTCGGTTTTGATTTGATGTCGAGAAGTTGCAACATATGCCAGTCCTTGTTTTACAATTTCATTAAcgatttctctttctacagaatcCTGAACATCAGAGtaagaaactgaagcaggagAGTTGGGAGAGGAGTGTGGGAAAACTCGGTGGAAAGCTTCAGTTCTCTGGgttggtggtgaagaaagcgCAATGCCCAAAAGCAGATTCAACGAATTCGGGGAAGGGAATCGTTATCCAGAATGGTTGCCCGACAAGCTTAGGTGAGTTTTATGTCCAGAATAAAGGGATCAGTTCTATTGATTTGTTTTCAATTGAATTGAGTGCAcatgttattaaaaataaaagaccTGTTAATTTATTTCCCCAGGCACTGTGGGGCTCATCACTGAGTATACCCATCAAAAGCCCCAAAATGTGCCTCATTTTCTATGATTCACAATCCTGTCAATTTTTGGATCTTTGATATTTGATTAACTGGGTGTTGTTATTTGGTAGCATTGTTACACTGAGTTAGAAGGCTGTGGATTCAAGTAGACTCCAAAGGTTTGAGCCCAGGATTTTGGAGAGTACCATGCTTTGGTTGGATGATTAAACTCTCTTGTTGGCCCTGTTAGAATCTGGCCCTAATTAAAGAAAAGCGGTGGATTTCtccttccagtattttccctcCAGTAACATATTAATGTTTGTGGGACCTTAGTTGTAGTCAAAtaaatgtcctgatgaagggtctcgacctgaaatgtcaaccatccatcttcctccatagatgctgcctgacccgttgagttcctccagctttttatgtgtttctccagatttccagcatctgcagtcccttgtgtctctctttGTTTGTATTCAAATTAGCTTTGCTTTCTAACAGTGGGCCAAGACCTAACCCTGTCAAGTCTACGTGATAACTGTTGTGCAGCGATCACCTCATTTTAAAAGAATTCACACGCAGGCATCTTCCATTCCTCtgaactggactggaagcaaatcatcttcaATCTCAAGGCACTGCCTAACAAGAGATACTAAAAGTACCTGACTGtaatctttttaaaaactttgagAAATGTTAtatgaaatgcaagtttttttttaattggaaaaatgctggaaacgctcaacaTGTCAGacaacatctttggaaagagaaaccaagttaacatttcaggttgaagacccttcatcaatactGGTTAGCTTCTGtttccacagttgctgactgacctgctgaatgtgtcCAGTATTTTAATTTAAggtttttagcatctgcagttttttttgattttcaaatccaTTTGAGCTCTATtcattttgtaaagctgcaatatGAATAGCACGGTTAAAGTTGCTGCCACCTCAGAAATAAAGACTGGAAAAAATGCAGTTAAGGAAACATTTGCGTTTCCCTTGTTGTTGAGCTTTGTTCCCATCGGTATGCTGGAGGGGCAACATCCATCTTCTCCTGATGCCAGTCCGCTCAGAAGCAGGGAAGGATTGTACCAGGCTGGAAAGCAAACCTGTATGAATATGGGAATGAGGACAGAACTAGGCTGCGATATAACACCTGATGGTAAAATATCTTGATGCCACAAGAGAACAAGATGCAAACTGCACCTTTGGATCAACCCCCAGCAATGAGAGGGAAACTTTTATCCCTCGTAAGGAGGAGGACCTTATATTTTAATTCGTACTTACCAGATTCTTAGAGGGGTTGGGGTGGTATTAAATTGCTTTACATGAgtgttattttctttttgaagtaACCATTATTAGTTAAAGGTGGCGCTTTGTCATCCCACTGAATGACCAGTTTAGAGGGATGGATATAGGGTTCATTTGATGCCCTTGGGGTCTCAATTTAACATTTCACTTGAAAGGCAGCGCATTCAACATATTGTCTTAAGATCCAGGTTAGGTTGTGTGCTCTGCTGATGGTGTGCGACTTATCACAGATTTTATAAATATTTGGTGAAAGTGCCAACCTTGGAAGAGATTCAGAAACATTCACACTTTAGTGAAGTAGCAAATCAATATATGCTGAGTTGCCCAGGGAAGTATTTTAACCTATCTTtgccttttaatttttgtttacatGTTCTAGGTGCCACTGAGCAGAATTCTGTGAGGTTGCCTGCGTCAGAAGCATTCCCAGCTCAGTGTGTGCAAGCACAGCAGGCATCAGCAGCCAGCAATtcatccttgagcctgctggGGGCATACTCAGACAGTGACAACGAAGGAAGCCACAGTGATTAGGAATTGCAGTTGAGTAAGCCAAGGGTAGAATTGTTTAAAGAGATGAACAATTCTTCGTGACATCATGGTGGCAGTTCGCCTCTGCTCTTGTGGAAAAACCGCAGATCTCCGATTTTAAAATTGGAATCATAATCAAATCTTTCTCTGAGGTACTGGATTATTCCTTTTTCCGTATTGTTAGAGGTGAAAC
It contains:
- the yju2 gene encoding splicing factor YJU2 — protein: MSERKVLNKYYPPDFDPSKIPKLKLPKDRQYVVRLMAPFNMRCKTCGEYIYKGKKFNARKETVQNEVYLGLPIFRFYIKCTRCLAEITFKTDPEKTDYVVEHGATRNFQAEKLLEEQEKQLQKEREEEELNNPMKILENRTKDSKMEMEVLENLQELKELNQRQANVDFEGMLQEYQKYEEDLKRQQDEDDEREMKSMLESAQIKRILEDSDSDEELHKPRCKQKPQVPGKPTDILNENPEHQSKKLKQESWERSVGKLGGKLQFSGLVVKKAQCPKADSTNSGKGIVIQNGCPTSLGATEQNSVRLPASEAFPAQCVQAQQASAASNSSLSLLGAYSDSDNEGSHSD